One Pseudomonadota bacterium DNA segment encodes these proteins:
- a CDS encoding response regulator transcription factor, producing MIKILLADDHSIVRAGLRRLLDETEDIKVIAEASDGSEAIQKTHETKPDVAVIDISMPGQDGLEVIDQLLIYYPKLPILILTMHEEEQYIVRAIRSGAKGYLTKRSAPEQLVNAIRKVYSGGTFLTAEAAETLAVRMGAGSNRGNLLDELSNREIQVLRRLAMGQTNREIADVYNISIKTVDTYRFRLLKKLKLRNNAELSRFAIQNNLVEL from the coding sequence TTGATCAAAATCCTTCTTGCAGATGATCACAGCATAGTCAGGGCCGGATTACGCCGACTGCTTGATGAGACGGAAGACATTAAAGTCATTGCCGAGGCCTCAGACGGCAGTGAGGCAATCCAGAAAACCCATGAGACAAAACCCGATGTCGCAGTCATAGATATCTCCATGCCTGGACAGGACGGACTTGAAGTCATTGACCAGTTGCTGATTTATTATCCCAAACTGCCAATCCTTATCCTGACCATGCATGAGGAAGAGCAGTACATTGTCCGGGCAATTCGCTCCGGCGCCAAAGGGTATCTCACCAAACGCTCGGCCCCGGAACAGCTGGTCAATGCGATCAGAAAGGTTTATTCCGGCGGCACCTTTCTCACTGCCGAGGCAGCGGAAACCCTTGCTGTCCGCATGGGCGCAGGCTCCAACCGCGGGAATCTGCTTGATGAACTTTCCAACAGGGAAATACAGGTGTTACGGCGACTTGCCATGGGGCAGACCAACCGGGAAATCGCCGATGTGTACAACATCAGCATCAAGACCGTTGATACCTACCGGTTCAGGTTACTTAAAAAACTCAAGCTCAGGAACAATGCCGAGCTTTCGCGCTTCGCTATCCAGAACAACCTTGTTGAGTTGTAA